The genomic window TTTTACAGTTTAAGAAACAATGAAATATATCTTGATATAGGAAATGAAGAAAAAATTGACAATACCTTTGAGATTGTTTGTTACTGGACAGATAAATTACTGATTCCCAAAATGAATGAACTTTGTGCTAATGAATAAAATAAGTGGACTATAACTGTAGAGTAGAAATAAATACTGTTCTTGAAAATGAAATTAATAAACAACTTTATAGTGATTTAGAAAGTTTAAAAAATTAAGGAGATTAACTATGGAATATATAAAAAATTTTTTAAAAAATGAAGATAGAGAGAGTTTTGATGAATTGTGGGAAAATTCTACAAAACTTGTTTGGATAGATTGGAGAGAAGAAGATGACAGTATAATTAATTATGTGGAGAAAATTATTCAAACTGGAAAACTTATTGGAAAATATGAAAATGCTGATAATAAAATGGGCTTTAATATAATTATAGAATGGAATGGAAAAGAGTATAAAATATCTTATCCTAATGAGGAGGGTTCCGATAGAGATACTACTATAAAGACTTTAAATAAGATAATACAACCAGAGTATGAGATAAGATTATTTATGGAAAGTTTAGGAAGTGATACTTTAGCTTTTGTTCCTTTTGCTAAAGAAGAATGGGAAGAATTAGAAAAAAATTTTGGAGAGGAAAAAGTAAATTATTATTTCTCTAAAATAAATGATGATAGTAAAATGTTTGATTTGGATATGGACAAACTTTTTGAAATCTTAGATAAGAGAAAAGAGATAAAAAATTTTTTTGATTAGAGGTGTAATATGGAAGTTACAGAAGATTTATGGTGGAAAACCTTTGAGAAATATGGAGAAAAATTTGCAGAGGCAAAACCTAATTATGATAATTTAGATGAAAAAACACAGGAAATAGGGGTATTATTCCAATATGAATTAGATATTTATAATGGAGGATTTCTTCAAGCATTTTGTAATTGGGGTTATAATTCTTATTTGTTAGAAATAAAAGCTCTTGAAAAAATAGGGGCTAATAATTCTAAAAGAATTTTAGAAGAGTGTTATTCTGTTATAGTTAAACTTGAAAATGATGATAGATTAAAAGAATTATGGGATATACCTAAATATTTAACTGTAGAAGATGAGGAAAAATTAAATTCTCTTGATGAAGAATATTGGGAAGATGAAGATAATATAATGGAAAAAATGTATAATTTTTATATTAAATAGAGGTGTAATATGGAAAAATTAAGAGTAGATGATTTTGAAATAGAGGAAAATGATTGGGGATATTATTTTACTTCTTGTATTGATTTTTTAGGACAAAAATCAGAAGTACTTTTAAACTATGATACAGAAGAAGAAGTTTCTGAAAGCGAATTAAAAAATATTTTAAATAAATCTTTAGAAAAAATAAATACTATTCTTGAAAAAGCTGAAAAAAATAAAGCACAACTTATGGAACTTTTAAAGGGAGGAGATTATATAAATCTTGCAACAAAATGGGTAAAATGGGAAGAAGGAGGAATAAAAGACGACAAAGAAGAAAATTGTTATCTTATAAATGGTACTAAAGTTTATACTCCAATAACTGAAGAAGATTTTGAAAAAAGTATGAATTTTACAGAAATTGCAACTGATATTTATTTAGATGGAGAAATAGAACTTTTGTCAGTATCTCTTACTTTTGAGCCTGATTATTTTGTAGGACATTGTATAGAATGCTATATAGAAGAAGATGGAAGTTTTTCAATTAATGGTTTAGCTGGATAAGGAGGTAATTATGGGGGCTTGGGGTATAAAAGCATTAGAAAGTGATGAGGGATTAGATGTTGTTGATGTTTTAAGAGAATACCTTGAAGGATTTAAAAATAAGAAAGTGATTACTTTAAAAGGAATAATAAATTTAATGATTGAAGAAGGAATGTTAGGAGAAACTTTTGAAGATATAGAATTTCTTTATGATAATACAGCAATAGCTATATCAGAACTTTATTTTGATTTTAAAGAGAATGGAAAATTAGATTATGACGACGAAGAGGAAGGTGAAACTACTTTTTCTAAATTAGAAAAATTTTCTAGTGATAAAAAATCTTTAAAATACCTTATTGATTATTTAACTAATATTTATAATAAAGTTCCAGATGAAGATGGAGAAAGAGAAATAGTAGATTTGTGGTATGATAATGGACAAAATCCAAGTTATGAAGAATGGTATAATCATCTAGGCTCTTTAATTGAAAAATTAAAAGTTGAATATAAAAGATAGGAGATGTTTAGCTCATCAAATTTTAAAATATACTGGTTGTCATACATAAATAATAGAGAAAAAATAGTAAATATATAAGTGAACTAAAAACCTAAAGTGAGGGAAAAATATTTAATGGATAAAAAAAGTAAAAAAATTCTGATGAACTATATGAATGATACAAAAAGAAATCTATTATCATATGAAGAAATTGCATATGCAAAGGAACAGGGAGCTATTTTAGAGGATTTGCCTATTTCATCTGAAGAAGCTATATCTATTTTAACACAAAGTCTTAAGTATATTTCTCTTAATGATGTTGCTAATGCTTTTTTATATAGTTTATCTACTCGTGATATGGAGTATAGATATATTTTAGCGTCATATGTATATGCTGTAAGCTGGTTGAAGTTTGACAGAGGGAGAACAGACAAAGTTCCATCTCAACTGAATAGAACATTTTATAATTGGG from Fusobacterium sp. FSA-380-WT-3A includes these protein-coding regions:
- a CDS encoding DUF2262 domain-containing protein produces the protein MEKLRVDDFEIEENDWGYYFTSCIDFLGQKSEVLLNYDTEEEVSESELKNILNKSLEKINTILEKAEKNKAQLMELLKGGDYINLATKWVKWEEGGIKDDKEENCYLINGTKVYTPITEEDFEKSMNFTEIATDIYLDGEIELLSVSLTFEPDYFVGHCIECYIEEDGSFSINGLAG
- a CDS encoding DUF4259 domain-containing protein, with amino-acid sequence MGAWGIKALESDEGLDVVDVLREYLEGFKNKKVITLKGIINLMIEEGMLGETFEDIEFLYDNTAIAISELYFDFKENGKLDYDDEEEGETTFSKLEKFSSDKKSLKYLIDYLTNIYNKVPDEDGEREIVDLWYDNGQNPSYEEWYNHLGSLIEKLKVEYKR
- a CDS encoding DUF4375 domain-containing protein; protein product: MEVTEDLWWKTFEKYGEKFAEAKPNYDNLDEKTQEIGVLFQYELDIYNGGFLQAFCNWGYNSYLLEIKALEKIGANNSKRILEECYSVIVKLENDDRLKELWDIPKYLTVEDEEKLNSLDEEYWEDEDNIMEKMYNFYIK